The following DNA comes from Papaver somniferum cultivar HN1 chromosome 4, ASM357369v1, whole genome shotgun sequence.
ACTAGATTTcactttttatggtttttggtgacAGCATACTTAATACCGCAATCCGGCTTAACAAAGCTGACCTCGATTCCTCTCCTTAAAGAAAATGGAATGGTTGATGATCAACGGTGCAACTGTTTGCATCTTATGTTATGCATCGTGTGGGCATGCTTCCCCAAGTGGATAGAAATTTCCGGGCCCCTGACAGATCGCTGGGAATACTTCATAAGTTTTCTCGGATCATACCGGCAAGGTTGAACCTTCATTTGGAATATTTGCCTCTACATAATTTTCCAGCCTTACGTGATTAGAGGTAACATAATTAATGTGATCCACAGCAGCATTAGCATAGTAAACAAACTAAGGTTTGTTCCTGTTGTGGGCTTAGTTGCCAACTTGTTGAGTTTGAATCCTGCTGAAGAGTTGTAATACTAGTAGTGATACAATACATGTAGTCCTCTGTAATTTGGAAACCAAATCTTATACAGTATTTCACAACAAGGTGTTCTTCACAGTGATTTATTTTGTAACATTTTAATCCGATAGCTTTACGCctaaaattttcttttcaaacaaaACATAGGAGATGCGATAAAAATGTTTCAATGCTAAAACTCTTTAAGGATTGTGTATAAGCTAGCTCGGCTCTGCTAGACACCTGAGGCTCAACTACATCACTGAACATTGAAGAGTTTGATTAGCATTCTATAGACGAGACCACCACTATGTTACCTTCAGACAGAGCTCCTCTAGCCATTGCCTCCAGCCTTCATCATTTCAAGCGCTTCCAAGGAAGTCTCTGTAAAAAGAAATGTACTGATATTCCATTGATTTAAACTATGAAAACACAATGAAAAAGAAGTAAGGATTCTTTTAAACCTGCCCTCTACACCAGCTTAATTGTTCTCAAGCAATGCGAATAAGCAACAAAAAGAAACAGCATAGAGGAGATGAATATGATTCACCTAAATATTTTAATAAAATGCTAAAGATACAAATAAACATCCAAAAGACAGCAGTTTACAACAAGAACAAGCATAAGGATTAACAAAAAGATGAAACTGTAGCATTTCTATGACAAATTCCCACCACTTTGCTGCCACAAATTGATAATATCAGTAGCTTGATTAAGTAAAATAATCATCCTTTTCTGCGAAATCCATGGTTTACTTTCAAGCATTGATTTCAGTTCTTCCCAAGCATCTTTCCTTGGCCAAAAATAATAAGGACTCAATGGAATTGTACCATGACCAGGTATCACCTGATCAAGTGCTAATCCAATATTCTTCTCCAACCAAACAAACTTCAATACTAGTCTTGGCTTCTCAAATGCCTTCACTACCACACCAAGTTTCtgcacaaaagaagaagaaaaaaaagtcaatCAAAGTCAACAAAAGTCAAAGCTTGAATGAAATTGTTGATAAACAAACCTGGGATTCATCATCGTCTGTGTCTTCTGGtacttcttcttcagttgatgatgcttcttcttcaacaacggcTTCAGCTGCAGATGCTGATGCAGAAAATTTAGTTTCTCTAGAAGCATCAAGTTTTAAGATAGAGAAATTGAAAGAAGTGATTTTTGGGTTGATTGAGATTGAAGATTTAAAGGGTTTAAAGAGGGGTTTTTGCAGAGGTAATGAAGAATGTGTTACAACAGATGTATTGATACTTGCTGCCATGGATAACATCTTCAATTTCTAGATAGAAAAAGAGAGATACAAAATAGAGTGTTTAGCTTTTTAGGGGTTTTTTTCCTATATGTTCTTGTTTGGATAAGAGAAACGGGGATTACAGAGGGAGGGGTTCGAAGAAGGGTTATTTACAAGCCTATCCTAAGCAAACGGTCTACAAACCTATCCTATTCCAGATTCCAGCCCCAGCCTTAGTTGGGATTCGTTAGTCCGTGCTTTAGCCCATCCCAGATTGGGAGGTCCTTTGACTCCTTTTACTGAGACATTGACTGTGTTTGACAACATATAATTCCGTGGAATTAACCGTCATCAACGGAAATAGTATGTTTTCTTTGTGCAAATTGTTTGCATAGTTTCTCCGACAGCTCCAATGATTGTGATAAGCTGATGAGTGATGCATGTTTCAATTGATGGTATTTCTATTTACACAACAAAGGAAAGGTACAATATTCCTCTGTTTCAGTATTGTTAACAACAATTAGCTATTGGCCAACCTTTATTATCCCTGATAAGCAAGGTATAGTTTAGCATGCCAAGGCTAAAACTCATGAAAAAGGAGTTGGAGGAAGCCTGAATCTATTTATGTTTTTCCTTCTACTTCAAGGTTTGATCCTTAAATCAATTGCAAGATTTTATTCATGTGAAGAAATGGCACCATTGATGTGGTGGTTGTTTTATTATGTGGTTCATTATTTTTACTTGAGCCGGAAATTTGAACACTACAATTTTTTTCATATGTTTATCTCTCCTTAAATTGTTGTTTATCGTTTGGTTTATTCAGACAGAATTTATTGCACCAACTAAAGTTGCGAGCCACTGAAATTCTTTAAATTCTACGAGACTGCGGTATGTTTAGTACTCCTTAAATTGTTGTTTATTATTTGGTTTCTTCAGATAGATCTTACTGCACCAACTAAAGTGGCGAGCCACTGAAATACTTCAAATTCTACAAGACTGTGGACCCAACAGTTTCCACGACATCAAGCATGGGGCTTTGGATAAGATAGAAATCTCAGGACATTAATGGGGACAAACTTCTCATGTATGACCAAGATGGTGCGGAAAAAACTATAGGCGTTTGTAACATTTTGGGatggtgtttttatttttgtctaaAAAGCCCTCATTTATCAAAGAACACAACACCATCTGTGAAACTATCAAAATATGTTGTTTGTTTGATTCAAAGCTTTACAAATGCATAACTAAATATATATAACCAGATCATACTTATGATTACATTAATTAATTTTATGAGAGTATTTGTAATTGCAGAGGGAATATCACGactttgatgatgaagatttataTCGACATGCAAGATTAGTGACATCAACTGCTGAACTCCCCAAAATCAGACACTCTAAAAGCTAGgccttattttctttatcttctcggggATTTATAATTAAGGTTGGGATCTCTGTTTGAAAAggcagggtctaacaaccacacccaatatttttttaGGCAATTTctatggactaactacaatataattccaagagaatcaactagacagtcagactcaatcaaggaaaatatatccaagagttatatctatgtttctcgatgtaatcatcaaatcaaacagatagaaatccgcgagcctgattattatgagaaacaacttgaacggtgccaaagaccaatgttcaagtgtcaatcaacaaccaaaggttggatttaccaattgattgaactacgcacaacctgtgatatttaaattatataaacaaatataatgcggaaaagaaataacacagacaccaaaagttttgttaacgagaaaaccgcaaatgcagaaaacccccgggacctagtccatatttgaacatcacactgtattaagccgttatagactctagcctactacaagttaacttcggactggaatgtaattgagccctgaccaatctcacactgagtaaggtacatttgcgttccttacgcctctgaatcccaacatgactctacgcacttgattcccttagatgatctcacccacaactaagagttgctacgacccaaagtcgaagacttgataatcaaatctgtctcacacagaaaagtctatttgaatagataaatctgtccccacaaaaatacctacgaagttttgttccgtcttttgataaatcaaggcgaacatgaaccaattgataatccagtcttatattcccgaagaacatcctagaaacatcaatcacctcacaataacttaactatatggtagtagaacaagttattctgaaatcacaaagaatgagacgaagagctttgtgaataatttttatatcttacgtatcggatataaatctcgagcaaatattaaagaagatagtactcaatacgatagaacaaagtaagatcataacatgcaactacagagaaaatagttgggtctggattcaaaatcccaatgaagtctttaaatcgttaatgaagaaacgtgggtctaacaaccacacccaatatttcggttagcaatctgtatggactaactctaatatactttcagagaatcaactagacagtcagattcaatcttaagaaaagtatatcaaagagttatatctcaatttctcgattcaatctgcaatcaaataaataggaatttacgagcccgattggatttaagaaataacttggacggtatcaaaaaccaatatccaagtgtcaattaatttaatcaacaaccaaaggttagattcacaattgattgaacttacgcacaacctgtgatatttcaattatacagaaaatataatgcgaaaaataaataatacagacaccagaagttttgttaacgaggaaaccgcaaatgcagaaaaaccctgggacctagtccatatttgaacaccacaatgtattaagccgctacagacactagcctactccaagttaacttcggactggaatgtatttgatccctaatcaatctcacactgatcaaggtatagtcgcgttgcttacgcctctagaaccacgccggattctgcgcacttgattcccttagctgatttcacctaCAACTACGAGTTGCTATGAcctaaagttgaagacttgataaaccaatctgtctcacacagaaaagtctattgaatagataaatttgtctcccactgatatacctatgagttttgttccgtcttttgataaatcagggtgaacagaaaccaattgatataccggacttatattcccgaagaacaacctagaaatatcaatcacctcatgataatcttaatcgtatggtagagaaacaagatattgtggaatcacaaacgatgagacaaagatgtttgtgactatttttttatcttgcctatcggagattaaatctcgagaaaatcttagagaagataatactcaacacgatagaaaatagcaagatcagaatacgcaactacagagaaaatagttgggtctggattcacaatcccaatgaagtctttaagtcgttaacctaatgggttttggaaaaacctaaggttaaaggagaatcgactctagtcgtaactaatATCATACaaaaggtgtgggtattaggtttcccagttgctaaagttctcccttatatagtcttcaaatcagggtttgcaatcaatgttactttgtgtttgagggtgaaaaccgtttctgctgaatttggtaattttgggtgtgtggatgagaaacacaTCTAAACTCTAAAAAAtttactgcatgggagtacttttgattcgagagatcaatctgtacaatcctggcctaaaccaagaaatggccgtttcagacttgcttcggtcacaaagtgaaggagaagggttggtcttagggagggaagcgaagagagtgttgagaccagaatagttgattctgaaaatgtggttgtttatgacttgtatctgaaagtagaactgtctAGCATAATGGAAAGCTACTAGGAgatttctagatattgtattgttgccgaccaaaacttgttctttggtggaaataggtgaagcctattcatacaagtcatattgaaacgtaccctggtctcgtagaaagtggaatcgattgagtggtggaagaatatggTAACGTATAACTGTcatacgttatgcttccatgatgaaggaagtgaattcgtgtaaccgccagatattacgcttccatgatgaaggaaatgaattgtttacaccgttaattttaccaccactaattgtcccacttcatgacactttcttgtaacgtgcacattgcacgccgcacgttgtaaaccgccagaccaataccctgatgagcatccttcGGTTTGTGACATGTTACTGCgtcagagtggcatgttggcacgtTACTGCGGCAGAGCGGTATGCTGGCATGCAAATTAATATGTTGACGTGGCAGGgcacgtttggcttgccagttagtatggtggcgcggcagggtgcgtttggactTTAATGtacggtggcaagtttagagcgacttgattggccaagaaaaggggccTTCCAAACATAAGGAGCGTCTACACTTTTGGtgaaagtgtggcggctttagagcgacctgattggtcaattaaAAGAGGGCCAGCCAAGcgtgggcgtggctacacttctggtgggagtgtggcggctttagagcgacctgattggtcgatgggaagtggggccgggaagtatgggcccagccacaacttatgtgcgtgtggagagtataaaacgacctgattggtcgagggccGGATTAGGATGGGgcatggccaatggcaagtggcgccagctggcctaaggcatggccacgcttccctttgctgctgcggctccctgtttttctgattctgggggaggttttgcacctgctaatccatggcggattaattacctagttttcctatgcttaattttgacaagcaaggtctggtatacttcgcgaggcgcaaaaccctaacttctgcaagttagtcaggacaattgattgaattctatgtgtctgatacaaagttcttttaagttcatttccagagagcagcatgcttttctgattgaataccttatgcaaagaccttatccttgatatttggagattcgtgttactctgctgcgagtgaacacaaatcatcatgccatatcaatgttaagggttcaaccggagaacatagcatagaaggcatccaaaggaacttatattaagtgaatataggcgaggcgccgaaatttacagaacatctgggatggttgctacattcgccagtctggataaatttcatgtgaatatattgaatggctcaatgaatatgtcagcggagaggttaacattcatggctccgtttccttgcgGAGTGATGTcacatcatatgcaaggttttacgattttagccctaagctaaaaaacatcatcaacaccttggtaacaaagtatccaatattcaccgttagatgaaaacctaattagactcaagctaatttttcaatcattagatcgaacttatcttgttacacacaaatgaaaagtgacttcatttatatatgattaactgtacctaaacgtgtacacctttgttggctcaacaatagttaactgaagttagacatatgaacactttcatatcaaccatattcatcttaagcataactagttcaaatgactcaaatgaaactagttcttgagttattcaattgtttatattctcgtagaagtatacaagacacaattgaagcaaactcgattttgattcattcgaatcaattcatgaacattatagccacggtttgcaaaagattgcattccttattatataaatgtattagtccatgaacaaaccgattttagaacataacctactcaagtatgcataagggtacgcatacctaagtggccagactaagtttgggctagccagtacgcgaacgggtgcgcataccaccaaactcagttaaaTCCCGAAACTtaaaactcacgccagtacgcataccggtatgcatacaaagttcccggacttttgttaaccaaccagtacgcatacgggtatgcatactatggtttccggacttggaataacttgcaatggttagcatacaagtacgcatattgtgctatatccaatcatggttatttggtctaaactcccatttcaatcattgaaacattcttagaagacgacgatagctgtctcacacaaactatttgcttcaaagcaattttcaagtgatcgaatgatcaatacgaaatattccgagtctacatcaaatgattgtctcacacacatcatgtaagatgttacaaggagattttcacatgatcgtcttttgactttcgtcaataatataagatgaacttggttaaagcgaaagcttaccgacatatatttcgagaaatatgtaagcgagttaaactgagctcgaaatatcaaatgtatataatagaAGTTtatatagatataggacttttgtctcaaataggatatagagtagatggacttttgagttctagatgagttcaagtctccacataccttttgttgatgaagttccacaagctccccttagtagttcttcgtcttcaattaatGAACACCgcgaagtctaaatctcaactacactttctatcctaatctaagacttagctataactagattagaaatcaagacttatagtttttggaaactaaacttgacaaacaagcttgagataacaacgattacgagttcgaccgagcagtgctcaaaCAGTTACCTATAATTGTTTtagggaaaacctaggttaaaggagaatcgactctagtcgcaactagtatcacacaggaggtgtgaggattatatttcccagttgctagagttctcccttatatagtcttcaaatcagggtttgataaatttggaacaaagaaatcaatattcatcgttagatgaaacctaattcaacgttcaagctaatatttttccaccgttagatggtcttatcttgttacacacaaatgaaatataccttcatttagatatgggtaattgtacctaaacgtcTATATTGATTtgtctcaataacagttaaccaaagttagtcatatgaacacttttctcttaaccatgttcatcttaacacttctagatcaattgataatcaaatgaatctagttgtgttactcatagagttgttcaattgtttatattctaatataagtatacaagacacaattgaagtaaaatcggattgagtcaaaagaatcagttcatgaacattctagccacggtttgcaaagattgcattccttaatatataaatatatttgttcatgagtatgaaatcatacttaaccaatttaAGAAGTTAAACCACTTAAGTTTTAAAACGGGTACGCAaatttaagttccggacattaCTCACAAGCGGACAGTTTTCAAACGGGTACGGAAACTTTAGCTccagaccgaactcagttgaaactgtTTGCAaaagggtatgcaaacttggttcccagacttcaacagttaaaccaatttgtgaacgggtatgcaaacttaagtaccctgacttaaaaggttgaataagtttgtgaacgggtatgcaaactttcggtcatgaattccgtcaaaaacagttcgtacactaagtacacaaaccgtaatgtatccatacattggttttagctcttaactcccatttcaataattgaaacattcttagaagatggcaATAGATGTATCACATAaattattagcttataagcaattttcaagtgatcgaatgatcaatacgaaacattccgagcctatatcatatgaatgtctcacacaaatcatgtaagatgataccatgtgattttcacatgatcatcttttgacttttgtcaagaataatgaggaatgtagttaaagcaaaaagctttcaaacacatgtttcgagaaagatataagcgagttaaaatcatctcgaaatatcaaatgtgtataatgtaaagtctatatagctatacgactttgtctcaataggagatagaatagacttctaagtgatagatgagttaaagtctccacataccttttatttatgaagttccacaatatccccttagtagttctccgtcttcaatcgataaacgccgtgaagtataaagctcaactacacattttatcctattccgtaacatagctataagtaggctagaaatcaagacttatagttttgacaactaaacttgacaaacaagcttgagatagcaacgcttgcgagttcggccgagcaatgctctaataatctccccctttctcaattttagtgacaaaactatcaatacatatggattacaaaataaataaactttgtagcttctcatccaaatgcttgatttccttggttctttgacattccttgaattcttcgttactccaagtactcAGGTGATTCTGAATGtcttcaactcagcatcatagtttttgaagatccgtagccataacaataatcaacaagattgttttcatattattatacagtgtcatattattattacacaacatcaaagttcaattgtatcacaattttgacaataatactacggtgatatgtttcactcccccttagtcaatacttcatctcacaatgaaaaccacgtccccttacataatgatctgtaaaccatatgtatatgtagtgtgaactacaaataattctccccctttttgacaATATAATTTGgcgaaggtacgaaaattagcgggatcataatgaaattctcaaagagatacttcatgactaaaagagaacatatcaactttgtttcaatgatttcacatagtcgaaacttagtgtattcatcaaggagtttataaggatacaagataactcctataatattccacagcacactccccacaaagattaggcaattaagcacaatttcaattaagaactctcccccataaaatgtcattcccgaaagaacaacaagacgaccttacttttacaacaacaaaaaaaagatttctttggacattaacaaatcgcatgaaacatgaatttttatcTAGTAAACTCAATTatattaaccacaaaggaaccttaatgattaatttaatcggaaatgctcaacataagaaaacttacggatccgtacaatattttcacatagaagtggatcagggaaagatcaatactacggaatattcaaagatccattctatttttcatcagtatttacataatgataccatagacttaatctttgacatataattcaaaagttcattctattttccatcgatatttgcataatgacataatagatttaaatttggacatatatgggacaatcatggttcacggacgtaaacacacataaaCCATAACAatttttacaatatataaaaccaataaagattaatactgcaaaatcatcttccaaataacttagaatttaaataaataaatctaaaaacattacaagatgaaaaacgttggcaatagctatgtgcaatcacagtatatgttattccaaaccctagttatccttcttaaaacacaagaataaattctcataagaagtttactagacaaaataaaaatgataagAGATAGAGAagttaatcatcatcttcatcatcagtattcatccaagaggcttgaactttttcaatttcttccttgatttctgAAAACTTTGTAGCAGTCACATGTAATTGTTGTTGAAAATATTTTACCCTGGAATTGATCTTtcgcacacccttgtgaatttgaagaagaagactCAAGTTGTTAGCATCACAAGAAtcgtcaagggaatcacatctttgtcaCTTTAAAGCATTCGTCATCATACGTTTGAAATTAATCGAACGAAAAATTTGGGAGTTCCGATAGAATTGTCAATGGGAGCAATGGAATGTGCACGACATATTTGCTCAATTAAGCATGGaaaacctaacttcttgttgTATGGCGTTATTGAGATCATTTGAcgaatgataaatccacaaatatacAGACTTCGagcacccaattcaaggaaatagactaactccgcaAATCACGACTCCACTgagagttctcaattgtggagggacaaagattagaaatgccaagttttccgaaaattatcaaagcaagactaagatcATTTGTAGGAAGTTTCCCTTCAAACCAATCAACATTCTTGCCACAAATACCATTAGAGATGatttcataagatggtctttctcctcttggtctaggaaggcgaaaattacccaaaagaattttagtaatccttgaaattaactctctatcaacaagaatcctttctctgtttatcatagtcttgaattctaagtcatcaagattaacatcatggatgttaggaTAAAATATTCTTGTGacagtgtcaaaaccttcaccaagaccattaaagatgttaccaggattatatttctcaaaacaaatcaaatcttCCTTATGACCACTttccaatttcttctctacaATGAAATCACAAGAAGACATCTTTTCAAAGATCTTtctactagaatcattgataaatccaattctaatagaatcttggtCACTTGGTATGTTTATACACCAAAGAGGGGAAGAACCATGATTTTTTGACATCTTCTTAGAAACCTTATCATCATTATTGATTTTCCCCATGAACGCTAAAATTAAGagtaataagaaagagaaaaccTTACTTGATGTGCTCCTTGAGAATGATGATAAGCCTTTGTCCCTTATTGACCTCCAAAAAGATATTTAATGGAGTAAACTCGTGAACCCTAGGAACGCCCTTGTTCACGAACTCGGACAAAGAGATGAAGATGAAGGGTACACGTACGAGAACCCTTAAAAGAATCCGATAGTGGGCTTGGACCCGTACTGGTTTGGTAACCCATAAAGGGAAATATGCTTCCATTTCTAAACTTGAACCAAGAGATTTGCACACGAGAAGAATCAGTGTGATGAAGAACGTAGTGCATGATTGCAAAACATCATTTAACCTCAGGTGGACATGAAAGAATCCATTGAAAGAGTTTTTTCCTTAaagaaaaaatcaatttcaaaaacaaaactaacCCATAATACAAAACAAATCAGACCGTTACTTTCCCcacttcaagttatatacaaatggggtggagccaatcttgttaccaagaggctagatGAGCAGAGGAAACCTCATGCACCTTCTCCGATCGATATTTGTGAActgtaccagaagtataatcatagtaataagGATACTCAGGGTTATTTGAAAGTTTTGGAtcctttttcttatgattaaaggAAGGATTTCCAACTACTGGAACTCATAACACCACCAGTAAAAATCTTTTTATCGATTTTGACCGAGTAGTTGCCAAAACTCGAATGTATGCCACGAATGACAGAATCAGAATTTTTATCAGTACAAACCTTTTTCTTAATCAAGACTAGTCGTTCCAACAAACCTTTTCCTTAATCAAGACTAGTCGTTCCAGATatttaaaaacgttttcaaaagtcataaatagatctttgtcaattgatccatcacgatagtattcctcaaagagattaataagtagtctagtgaggttccatatccttgagcttcTATTCGCACGTTTCCTGCAACAAACTTTTTTAAAGGAATCTttgatttttcctttagattgcttTCGATCATCTAGGATTTTTAACGTCTTAGATGAtgtgagattatcttgagagaccatCGGTCTTGAGAAGAATAAACTCTGAATAATATTTGAGGATTTCTAATATGCGTCACAGATGCACATaacaagtttcccaaagtgaTTTCCCATAAGGACAGTCTTTAGGATCAAACaaatacaaacttattaggtttatcgtgtttgcctactctgataccaattgaaaaacgggggtctaacaaccacacacaatatttcgtttaggaaatctatatggactaactccaatataattccaagagaatcaactagacag
Coding sequences within:
- the LOC113275609 gene encoding 30S ribosomal protein 3, chloroplastic-like; amino-acid sequence: MLSMAASINTSVVTHSSLPLQKPLFKPFKSSISINPKITSFNFSILKLDASRETKFSASASAAEAVVEEEASSTEEEVPEDTDDDESQKLGVVVKAFEKPRLVLKFVWLEKNIGLALDQVIPGHGTIPLSPYYFWPRKDAWEELKSMLESKPWISQKRMIILLNQATDIINLWQQSGGNLS